A stretch of Gorilla gorilla gorilla isolate KB3781 chromosome 9, NHGRI_mGorGor1-v2.1_pri, whole genome shotgun sequence DNA encodes these proteins:
- the OR51M1 gene encoding olfactory receptor 51M1 — MSAQYSLSPQFMLLSNITQFSPIFYLTSFPGLEGIKHWIFIPFFFMYMVAISGNCFILIIIKTNPHLHTPMYYLLSLLALTDLGLCVSTLPTTMGIFWFNSHSIYFGVCQIQMFCIHSFSFMESSVLLIMSFDRFVAICHPLRYSVIITGQRVVRAGLIVIFRGPVATIPIVLLLKAFPYCGSVVLSHSFCLHQEVIQLACTDTTFNNLYGLMVVVFTVMLDLVLIALSYGLILHTVAGLASQEEQRRAFRTCTAHLCAVLVFFVPMMGLSLVHRFGKHAPPAIHLLMANVHLLVPPMLNPIIYSIKTKEIHRAIIKFLGLKKASK; from the coding sequence ATGTCAGCCCAATATTCGCTCAGTCCTCAATTCATGCTGCTATCCAACATTACTCAGTTTAGCCCCATATTCTATCTCACCAGCTTTCCTGGACTGGAGGGCATCAAACACTGGATTTTCATCCCGTTTTTCTTTATGTACATGGTTGCCATCTCAGGCAATTGTTTCATTCTGATCATTATTAAGACCAACCCTCATCTGCACACACCCATGTACTATCTACTATCCTTGCTGGCCCTCACTgacctggggctgtgtgtttccaccTTGCCCACCACTATGGGGATCTTCTGGTTTAACTCCCATAGTATCTACTTTGGAGTGTGTCAAATCCAGATGTTCTGCATCCACTCGTTTTCCTTCATGGAGTCCTCAGTGCTCCTCATCATGTCCTTTGACCGCTTTGTGGCCATCTGCCACCCTCTGAGGTATTCGGTCATTATCACTGGCCAGCGAGTGGTCAGGGCAGGCCTAATTGTCATCTTCCGGGGACCTGTGGCCACTATCCCTATTGTCCTCCTCCTGAAGGCTTTTCCCTACTGTGGATCTGTGGTCCTCTCCCACTCATTTTGCCTGCACCAGGAAGTGATACAGCTGGCCTGCACAGATACCACCTTCAATAATCTGTATGGACTGATGGTGGTAGTTTTCACTGTGATGCTGGACCTGGTGCTCATCGCACTGTCCTATGGACTCATCCTGCACACAGTAGCAGGCCTGGCCTCCCAAGAGGAGCAGCGCCGTGCCTTTCGGACATGCACCGCTCATCTCTGTGCTGTGCTAGTATTCTTTGTGCCCATGATGGGGCTGTCCCTGGTGCACCGTTTTGGGAAGCATGCCCCACCTGCTATTCATCTTCTTATGGCCAATGTCCACCTTTTAGTGCCTCCCATGCTTAACCCAATCATATACAGTATTAAGACCAAGGAGATCCACCGTGCCATCATCAAGTTCCTAGGTCTTAAAAAGGCCAGTAAATGA